The genome window aactaaatGCATATGATCACCAATAAATATGTTTCGATAAGTTAAATAAGCAGTGACAAGCACCAATGCTTGGAAAGTTTTAAAACAaacaataactataataataacaataaaaaaatgataAATCAAAAACCATAGAAAGAAGCAGGGAGATGTCATAACAGCTGCTCCTCAGAGCCAGATTCTGATTCTATAGGGGAAAAGGAAAAATAAGATAGCTTAGAGATCCCATCTCAAGTTGCAGGAAGTAGAAGAACTGCACCATGGGAATGCTGGAATTCCCTGCTGCCTGCAGAACAGCATGGACGGAGGcgggctggagaggagagagggggcgggACAGAAACCAAATCGTCTTCAAGGTTTAATAACCAGTTAGACATTAAAGACATCCTTCATCCTTCCTCCCCAGAAACACAACAGCCAGTGACCAGCAACACTTCCTGTGTCTGTCAGTCACTTCCTGCATACAGACTCTGTCCTGCTCCGCTATTACATAAAATGAGACTCAACAAAGAACGCTTGAGAAGAACCATGAAGGGACAGGTTGACGTTGAAAGAATCAAAACACTCAAGACAGTAGTCCATCCAATCAACTCTCACACATGCTACACACGAACCACCTGCCCCAGGCACTTTGTTTAAAACTATTCATATCATTTCAGttcatgtattttttgttgttgctcaaaGTCTAAAGTATAAACAGCTGTGGTTGATCTGAGGACAGAGTGTGTTAATGAGCACCCTCCAGCTAGCTCAGCGCAGAGTAGACCAGGGAAGTGCGCTTGAGAGGTGGTAACGTCAGAGGAtggtggtggaagagtggggcgtGTGGTGCGATGATACATTCCCCGTGCCAAAGGCCCACTAGCACTGCTAAGTGTTCAAGAACAGAAAGACAGGTGGCACCTGGcaaaacaacagtcaaacaatctCTTCTTTTTTTTCACACCATCATTCTCATTGTTCATTCATTTCCTCTCCCGTTTTGGCACTATGCCAGAAGACAGGGTAGGCTCTATGAGGGGAGGAGAGTAAACAGCAGGGAAGAGATTTCTGGGGTGATTTGAAAACAAGTTCCCTTAATTAAGTCACTTTATCCTTAGATCATTCAAGCTAGGAACTAAATTGATATTGTTTTGTGGAGGAAAGGGGGGTAGGGGAACATGGTAGAGGGGAGTGCCATTTCCCATTAATTTTCTCTTTCTGGGAGGCGACGGATAACGTACATTAATTAGGTGCAGTCTAGTCATCAGAGACAGAGAGGCGGCTAAAGATGGGGAGGCGTCTGTTGGCGTCCAGGCTGGGGGACTCTGACCCGCTGAGACTGCCCCCTGAGCTGCTCTGATACCCCTCCTGGTCTGACAGGGAGTCCTGCGGAGGGCTGGACGGAGACTCAAACATCTGAGTGGGGGACTCCGACATGGGCCTAAAGAAGTAGGGGGCGTTGGTCGGAGACAGGGGTGCTGGGGTGTTGGGTTCAGTCCCAGTGGGGCCGCCGGATCCCAGGCTGGGGCCAAACAGGTTGGCCAGCTCCTGGCTGGAATATGTGAAGGGGTTGCAGCTTGGCCACTCAGGCATCTCTTCTGGGGAGAACATGGGTGTAGGAGTgaggctgtcctctcctctcagaccCCCGGAGCTGGGGAACCCTGCGAAGCTGTAGCTGTGCTGCAGACGGGGACGCTCCAGTTTATTGGAGGAGAgcggggagaaggaggaggatccCGGGGGGGGTCCACGGCGCTCCTCTGCATTGTGGATGAAGTGACAGCGGGGACCGTAGGGGCAGAATCCGATGGTGTGGAAGGTGCGACACAGCTCGGTTTTGTATTTAGGGTGGCGGCTGAGAGAACGCAGCTCGTGGATGCCGTGGGCGAACTGACACTTGTCGCCGTACTTGCAGGCTCCGTTCTCCTCAAACGGGCGGCACAGCTCCGTCTTGTAGCGGCTGGAGTTGACCTGGCTCTGCTGCTGGCTCTGGCTGCTGCATCCCAGGCTGGTAGGACTAGCCGGCCCCAGGCACTTCTGTAGGAGCCTCTCGCCTGTCTCAGAGAAGGAGCGGTCTCGCATGCGGTTCTCCTTGTTGCTGCCACTGATTAACCCTGAGGTGATGGAGCAGGAAGAGGGGTCTGATATCTTCAGGCTGTTGAGGAACTGGTTCTGGTGGAACTTGGAGCTGGGGTTGTGGTTGGGAAGGGTGACCGAGTGGTACGCCGACACCCCTCTGCCCAGCGAGGGGGTCCCCACAGCCTTCCTGTCCCTGTCCAGCAGGGCTCCGGTGGGGGTGGACATGGCATGATGGGGGGAGCtcagtatgttgttgttgttgttgttcagcaTCTTGTTGTTCTGGAAAGAGACAAACTATTAGATCTAAAGTCaatacaaaaacaaatgtatttaaatgcaaaaaaaaaaatcacaagaaAGAGTGTTTTACATTTCATAAAGGGAAGGAAAACATCTATAAAGAAATGCCTGAATGACCATTGATGTTCGTTTCGCATTAAATCCTAAGGCGGATGCAGACCTATAGAACAGAACAGCTGGTTTGGCAAGTTGCCCTACTGAGGAATGTGTGCCTGCAAAGTGAATGGCGCAAAGGAAGGAGCGCGTGAGAGCGATCACGGTCCCCGGTTACAAAGGAACTGCTGCatctttttttttattcatttgaaaTGATAAAGCGAAATGAAAACGTAGTGTGAAGAAACTCAAAATGGAAGGCATAGTAGGCTAGTAACGAAGTTCTCTTCAAAAGAACACTCGCATCAGGCCTAGATATGCATGACTAGGTGATTGATGGAATAGGAAAGCATGTTTTGCCTCACACACAAGATCCATgtatagctaacgttacgtggACCCTTTTATGCACAATAATATCAATTTAACTTTCAACGGAAAGTTCAGAAGTTGTTCAAAATAAATACTGTAACGACCCTACAACAAGTACAACAATCAATGCAATTCATACAGGATATATATACATACTGCAAGTTaaaaaatatatcctatattcGACGTGCCACCGGTAACAATCTACACGTTTCAATAATCAATGCTCGTCTGAAGTCAGAATCATTAGGCTATGCGTTTCAACCTGTAGTTTCAGGCACGAGTATATTGAAACTTGATTGAATGAATGCAACGTCATGGCAAATATAAATAAGATTAATGTACCAATTCTAGCAGCTTACTTAGATTTGCATTACGTGTTGGTCAGCGAAAAGATCCAATTGAGCCAAGTGCACATTACAAAATAAGTTTCGATCTCTAGGCTAACTGTTTCCATTGAATTAAATAATCAAACGCACTCGTGGTTAACACTTTACTTGAGCAAAAGTAGGACCAGCAAGTTTCCCGTTATATCAGTCGATTTAACCCTGTCTGATTCACTCTTTTATGACGGGATATTAGCAATCAAACAAGGAAACAAAAGTTAGTCAACAAAGTAAAAAGAAAAATCACAACACGAGAGATCATGCAGAGGATAACACTGTGCTTGGCCCGAAATAACATCACGGAACTCACTCCCGTGTATAGTTAGTTTGCAAGCTAAATTAGCAAACTATAGTGGTTACAGTTTCGCGTTATAGCAGTCTTATCTAAATGTTAATGGATCCCCTTTAATAAATATGCATTAGAACAAAAGCGTAAACATTTGATATTAAACCACACAAAACTAGCCTAGTGAAATTCAGAATTCCAGCACTGACTTGCCTCCATACATTGGCTAGGTTAGAAAAAGCCGAGTAGAGGACTTTTTGGAAGCTAAAGTTACCTTGTTCATTACTTCGCTGAAGTCGAATGGCGAAACCACTGCCATGGTCATCTTGGCAGCGTAGAAAACAAAATCCAAAAGcagtaaaaatgtatgtttttatttttttattgaaattaCACAGGTAAGTTCTGTTTTGTCAACTTTTTTTTGCCCTAACTACTAGTACACCCCCTCTGCCTCGCACCAGTTCCGTGCATTTCCTTTATAATCGTGTGCAGGAGGAGCTTGTAGTGACGCGGCTTTTCTTAGATCGAACCTTTTTT of Salmo salar chromosome ssa01, Ssal_v3.1, whole genome shotgun sequence contains these proteins:
- the zfp36l1a gene encoding mRNA decay activator protein ZFP36L1a, with amino-acid sequence MTMAVVSPFDFSEVMNKNNKMLNNNNNNILSSPHHAMSTPTGALLDRDRKAVGTPSLGRGVSAYHSVTLPNHNPSSKFHQNQFLNSLKISDPSSCSITSGLISGSNKENRMRDRSFSETGERLLQKCLGPASPTSLGCSSQSQQQSQVNSSRYKTELCRPFEENGACKYGDKCQFAHGIHELRSLSRHPKYKTELCRTFHTIGFCPYGPRCHFIHNAEERRGPPPGSSSFSPLSSNKLERPRLQHSYSFAGFPSSGGLRGEDSLTPTPMFSPEEMPEWPSCNPFTYSSQELANLFGPSLGSGGPTGTEPNTPAPLSPTNAPYFFRPMSESPTQMFESPSSPPQDSLSDQEGYQSSSGGSLSGSESPSLDANRRLPIFSRLSVSDD